The DNA segment GACCTGTAGCCTGTACCCGCATCAACAAAGGAAAGGGTGTTTGTGGGGCATCATGGCAACAGGATGAAACGCTGATTGTGCCTGATGTGGATGCTTTTCCCGGGCATATTGCCTGCGCATCTGCTTCAAGATCGGAAATAGTATTGCCCTTGCATAAAGGAAATGAAGTAATTGGAGTTCTGGATGTAGACAGTGAACATCTTGCTCATTTTGATGATGTTGATGCCAGATACCTGCAGCAAATAATTAACTTGTTAAATGGCTAAACTTCCATTTTCTTTTTATCAGCATGAGGATGTGAATGCCCTGGCAGTGGGGTTATTGGGCAAGCAATTGTTTACCCTGGTGGATGGCGAATTAACTGCGGGTACCATTGTAGAAACGGAAGCCTATAAAGGCGTGATTGATAAAGCCTCGCATGCCTATGGTGGCAGGTTTACGCCCCGTACAAAAGTGATGTACAGTTCCGGTGGCCTTTCTTATGTATACCTTTGTTACGGCATCCATCATTTGTTTAATGTGGTTACTGCCCCCCAAGGAACACCACATGCAGTACTGATCAGGGGGCTGGAGCCGCTTATCGGCATAGATGTGATGCTAAGGAGAAGAAATATGGAGGTTGTAAGACCGAACCTTACCGCGGGTCCGGGAGCACTGGCCAAGGCAATGGGCATAGATAAGCTGCTGAACGAAAAAGACCTGCTGGGCGATGAGATCTGGATTGAAGATACTGGTCTGAAGTTTAATGAAGAGACCATTGCAGCAGTTCCGAGGGTAGGTGTGGATTATGCAGAAGAGCATGCACTTTTGCCATGGCGGTATTACATCAAAGGAAATCCTTATGTAAGTAAACCTAACCGTTAAGTTTTAAACCATGAATTTTGAGAACAATTTAGCAATATGATAAACTATAATCCGAAAGACTGGGTAACCTTTATATTTCATGTGCACAAGGCAGATACCATCCGTACGTTATGGCCATTGATGATCAGTGTGGCGGTATTTTCAGGTATAATTGCTTACCTCGAACTGAACTATCTGAAACTTGCAGAAACGACTTATGTTAAAAATATAGGCATGATGCACAATCTCCTGGGTTTTGTAATCTCGATGTTGCTGGTATTCCGCACCAATACTTCATATGACCGTTGGTGGGAAGGGCGCAGGTTTTTAGGGGCGCTGACCAATGTGAGCCGGAATTTTGCCATTAAGATCAAATCTTTAAAACTATCTGAAGCGCACAATGAGTTTTTTGATTATGCCATTGCCAAATATGCTTTTGCTTTAAAAGAGCATTTAAGGGAAAAACAGTATTTCGGAAAAAACAGTCTGCTGATCGAAGTAGATGGCGGAAAACATATTCCCAATCAGGTGGCTGCAAGTATTTCATCCAGGGTATTTGAGCTGCAGGCAGATGGGGAGATCAGTCAGGAACAGCTGATTATACTTAATGCAGATGTTCAGCAATTTACAGATATATGTGGTGGTTGTGAGCGGATTAAGCGTACACCTATTCCGTATTCCTATAGTGCATTTATCAAGAAGTTTATTTTCATTTATGTGATCACCCTGCCTTTTGGCTGGGTGTTTAGTCTGGGTTATTTTGTAGTGCCTATTGTTCCTTTTATCTTATATGTACTGGCCAGTCTGGAACTGATCGCAGAGGAAATAGAAAACCCTTTTGGCGAAGATGCCAATGACCTTCCTGTGGATGAGATATGCAACAATATTGAAAAGCATGTTGGGGAGATCTTAAAATAACATGGTTAAAATAGCCTGGCATCCTTTATATGCCCACCCGCTTCCCGAAGGACATCGTTTTCCGATGATCAAATACGAACTGATCCCAGGACAGTTGTTACATGAGGGGCTGATCAGCGCAGCTAATTTATTTGAGCCGGGCTTGCTTGAGGAAGAGGTTGTCTTGTATGCGCATCAAAAGGCTTATTGGGAGCAGCTAAAATCACTCAGTTTGCCTGCCAGGGAACAACGCAGGATAGGTTTTCCTTTAACAGCACAACTACTGGAGCGGGAAATCAGGATTGCAAAGGGTACAGTTGATGGTTCCGGGTACGCGCTGCAATATGGAATTGCCTTTAATGTTGCTGGTGGTACACACCATGCCGGCAGCAACTGGGGAGAAGGATTTTGTTTGCTGAACGATCAGGCGATTGCAGCAAACTATTTGTTAAATAACGGGTTGGCAAAGCATATCTTAATAATTGATTTAGATGTGCACCAGGGCAATGGCACTGCCGAGATTTTTGAAAATGAGCCCAGGGTGTTTACCTTTTCCATGCATGGCGATAAGAATTTCCCTTTCAGGAAAGAAAAGTCTGACCTGGATATTGCTTTGGGAGATGGAACAGGGGATGCTGAATTTTTAAGTAAGCTGAAAGAAAGCTTACCTTTGCTTTTGGCCCATCGGCCTGACTTTGTATTTTACCTTTCGGGGGTGGATGTACTGGCCAGCGATAAGCTGGGTAAGCTGGCCCTGAGCAAAGAAGGCTGCAGGGAGAGGGACAGAATGGTACTGCAGTTTTGTAAAGACCATCATTTGCCGGTGCAGGTAAGTATGGGTGGTGGCTATTCGCCGGCTATTAAGGACATTGTGGATGCACATTGCAGTACGTTTAAAATTGGTTTAGATATTTTTGAATAATTATGAAGATTGTTATTGCAGAGAAACCTTCCGTGGGACGTGAATTGGCAAAGGTTTTTGGTGCTACAACTAAAAAGGATGGATATATTGAAGGGAAAGGTTATTCTTTTACCTGGGCATTTGGCCATTTATTACAACTGGCCCCGCCGCAGGAATATGGTTTTATAGGTTGGCGAAGACAGCATTTGCCTATGCTGCCCAAGAAATTTAAACTGGCTATCCGTAAAATCAAAACCAAGGACGGCATGGTTGAAGATCCGGGTGTGCGGAAGCAGCTGGATATCATTAAAAAGTTATTTGATGAAGCTACAGAGATCATTGTGGCAACGGATGCCGGGCGTGAAGGTGAACTCATTTTCCGCTATATTTATTATTTCCTGAAATGCAAGAAGCCTTTTAGAAGGCTCTGGATTTCATCGCAGACCGATGAAGCCATAAAAGAGGGGTTCAGGAACTTAAAGCCGGGTACAGATTACGATACCCTGTTCAATTCTGCACACTGCAGGTCTGAATCTGACTGGCTGGTAGGGATGAACGCCACACAGGCTTTAAGTATCTCGGCAGGAAACCGTTCGGTATTGTCGCTGGGCAGGGTACAGACACCTACACTGGCCATGATCTGCTCCCGTTTTCTGGAGATCAAAAATTTTGTCCCCCAAACTTATTATCAGCTGGCCATACAGCTGGATAAGGACGGACAGCTGTTCAGGGCCATGTCGGTCAGCAATTTTGATAAAAAGGAAGAAGCAGAGGAACTGCTGGCTAAAATTGAAGACGTGGCCTCGGGTTTTAGTAATGGAGGGAAGATTTTAAGTGTGGAAGCCAAGCCGCGTAAGGAACCACCACCATTGCTGCATGACCTGAGCAGTTTGCAGCAGGAGGCCAATAAGCGCAAGGGCTTTACGGCAGACCAGACCTTAAGTTTGCTCCAGGGTCTTTACGAAAGCAAGCTGGTTACTTACCCGCGTACGGGCAGCCGGTATATCGGCGATGATATATTTGCGGGTGTGCCTGCTTTGATCGATAAGGTAAGGGGCCATAAAGATTTTGGAAAGCAGGCAGAGTTTCTGCTTACGGTTCCTTTAAACAAGCGCAGTGTAAATGCGAAAAAGGTAACCGACCACCATGCCATTTTACCTACAGGCGAGTCCCCTTATCAGTTAAATGGTGATAAACAAGCTGTTTATGATATGGTAGTTGGACGGATGATTGAGGCTTTTCATCAGGAATGTGTAAAAGAGATCACTAAGATATCTGTCGAATCCGGTTCTTTATTTATTGCCAATGGCACGGTGATCCGTGCTGCGGGCTGGCGGTCGGTATTTAATGAATCGGATGAGGAGAAGAAGGATGAGGATAACCCGGCATTGCCTAAGTTGAAAAAAGGAGAGGAGCTTCCGGTTACCAATAAGGCGTTGCTGG comes from the Pedobacter heparinus DSM 2366 genome and includes:
- a CDS encoding GAF domain-containing protein; amino-acid sequence: MAEDLIIATNVNKEAQYQSLIPQIKALIDGEDDQIANLANIAAALKEQFKWFWVGFYLVKGGELVLGPFQGPVACTRINKGKGVCGASWQQDETLIVPDVDAFPGHIACASASRSEIVLPLHKGNEVIGVLDVDSEHLAHFDDVDARYLQQIINLLNG
- a CDS encoding histone deacetylase is translated as MVKIAWHPLYAHPLPEGHRFPMIKYELIPGQLLHEGLISAANLFEPGLLEEEVVLYAHQKAYWEQLKSLSLPAREQRRIGFPLTAQLLEREIRIAKGTVDGSGYALQYGIAFNVAGGTHHAGSNWGEGFCLLNDQAIAANYLLNNGLAKHILIIDLDVHQGNGTAEIFENEPRVFTFSMHGDKNFPFRKEKSDLDIALGDGTGDAEFLSKLKESLPLLLAHRPDFVFYLSGVDVLASDKLGKLALSKEGCRERDRMVLQFCKDHHLPVQVSMGGGYSPAIKDIVDAHCSTFKIGLDIFE
- a CDS encoding bestrophin family protein — its product is MINYNPKDWVTFIFHVHKADTIRTLWPLMISVAVFSGIIAYLELNYLKLAETTYVKNIGMMHNLLGFVISMLLVFRTNTSYDRWWEGRRFLGALTNVSRNFAIKIKSLKLSEAHNEFFDYAIAKYAFALKEHLREKQYFGKNSLLIEVDGGKHIPNQVAASISSRVFELQADGEISQEQLIILNADVQQFTDICGGCERIKRTPIPYSYSAFIKKFIFIYVITLPFGWVFSLGYFVVPIVPFILYVLASLELIAEEIENPFGEDANDLPVDEICNNIEKHVGEILK
- a CDS encoding DNA topoisomerase 3, producing the protein MKIVIAEKPSVGRELAKVFGATTKKDGYIEGKGYSFTWAFGHLLQLAPPQEYGFIGWRRQHLPMLPKKFKLAIRKIKTKDGMVEDPGVRKQLDIIKKLFDEATEIIVATDAGREGELIFRYIYYFLKCKKPFRRLWISSQTDEAIKEGFRNLKPGTDYDTLFNSAHCRSESDWLVGMNATQALSISAGNRSVLSLGRVQTPTLAMICSRFLEIKNFVPQTYYQLAIQLDKDGQLFRAMSVSNFDKKEEAEELLAKIEDVASGFSNGGKILSVEAKPRKEPPPLLHDLSSLQQEANKRKGFTADQTLSLLQGLYESKLVTYPRTGSRYIGDDIFAGVPALIDKVRGHKDFGKQAEFLLTVPLNKRSVNAKKVTDHHAILPTGESPYQLNGDKQAVYDMVVGRMIEAFHQECVKEITKISVESGSLFIANGTVIRAAGWRSVFNESDEEKKDEDNPALPKLKKGEELPVTNKALLEKQTKPKAMYNEASLLKALETSGKDIEDEELRYAMKDSGLGTPATRAAIIETLISREYVSREKRNLVPTTKGLAVYDVVKDQKIAQAELTGQWEKRLEEIRSGASVSDFKAEIADYTKTITNELLAAGLTLAEKI
- a CDS encoding DNA-3-methyladenine glycosylase, with product MAKLPFSFYQHEDVNALAVGLLGKQLFTLVDGELTAGTIVETEAYKGVIDKASHAYGGRFTPRTKVMYSSGGLSYVYLCYGIHHLFNVVTAPQGTPHAVLIRGLEPLIGIDVMLRRRNMEVVRPNLTAGPGALAKAMGIDKLLNEKDLLGDEIWIEDTGLKFNEETIAAVPRVGVDYAEEHALLPWRYYIKGNPYVSKPNR